A single window of Nasonia vitripennis strain AsymCx chromosome 4, Nvit_psr_1.1, whole genome shotgun sequence DNA harbors:
- the LOC100114694 gene encoding ecdysone-induced protein 75B, isoforms C/D, translating to MNPYPHHPSLAGSPHHGAPESHHGYGSSTSGNGTATTPDPSPHSPAYGAGPQDGPQGYGSHQQQAQQMPSNGHHHAAAQAMMQQAQDQPHLRPYQHPHLPPHMAGYQPVNHNNNCTLKVGRAPNAPAIPML from the coding sequence ATGAACCCCTACCCCCACCACCCGTCTCTGGCGGGCAGCCCTCACCACGGGGCCCCGGAGTCCCACCACGGCTACGGCTCCTCGACGAGCGGCAACGGCACGGCGACGACGCCCGACCCGAGCCCCCATTCGCCGGCCTACGGCGCCGGGCCCCAGGACGGGCCCCAGGGCTACGGCTCGCACCAGCAGCAGGCCCAGCAGATGCCGAGCAACGGCCACCACCACGCGGCGGCCCAGGCCATGATGCAGCAGGCCCAGGACCAGCCCCACCTCAGGCCCTACCAACACCCCCACCTGCCGCCCCACATGGCCGGCTACCAACCCGTCAACCACAACAACAACTGCACGCTCAAGGTTGGTCGAGCTCCGAACGCACCGGCTATACCTATGctatag